A window of the Carassius gibelio isolate Cgi1373 ecotype wild population from Czech Republic chromosome B16, carGib1.2-hapl.c, whole genome shotgun sequence genome harbors these coding sequences:
- the LOC127974674 gene encoding protein eva-1 homolog B: MNVKRKEMDFLSNTIAAYAHIKANPESFGLYFVIGVCFGLVLTLCLLVIRISCKPRTTTAPPMPEKKQLKDFSEEEEEDEDSDDEEEEDAGGLDSSIRHSTTEIPMSNHLITPDGTLSRNVFTSAEELERAQRLEERERIIREIWRNGQPDILGTGTGTIGRVHYY, from the exons ATGAATGTGAAAAGGAAGGAAATGGATTTCTTGAGCAACACTATTGCTGCTTATGCTCACATTAAAG CCAATCCAGAGAGTTTTGGCCTTTACTTTGTCATCGGCGTCTGTTTTGGCCTGGTGCTCACTCTCTGCCTCCTGGTCATCAGGATTTCCTGCAAGCCTCGGACCACTACAGCACCCCCCATGCCAGAGAAAAAACAGCTGAAAGACTttagtgaggaggaggaggaagacgagGACAGcgatgatgaggaagaggaagatgcagGAGGCCTGGACTCCTCCATCCGGCACAGCACCACAGAGATCCCCATGAGCAACCATCTCATCACGCCGGATGGGACACTGAGCAGGAACGTGTTCACCTCAGCCGAGGAGCTGGAGCGAGCACAGCGATTGGAGGAAAGGGAGAGGATCATCAGGGAAATCTGGAGAAATGGACAGCCGGAC